One window of Misgurnus anguillicaudatus chromosome 13, ASM2758022v2, whole genome shotgun sequence genomic DNA carries:
- the thap3 gene encoding THAP domain-containing protein 3: protein MPKSCSAFNCTKRYNNKNPEITFHRFPFSKPSVLKQWLDNIGRDDFQPRKHMVICSLHFTPDCFSGFGNRKNLLWNAVPTIFTIPPEDAKTVSKKRLKKAADKLNNIARERKDSSAEDAQRLEKNARLVSHINEGSGCQTTRDLAATDHTYAILDPCTTKAHLFEVLDANIRLRKRLQTKCRVIKRMRLKLQGTQRELLTLRRKVKRRDIDTHITTDISQNKVAVP from the exons ATGCCGAAAAGTTGTTCTGCATTTAATTGCACCAAAAGGTACAATAATAAAAATCCTGAGATAACGTTTCACAG GTTTCCTTTCAGTAAACCATCAGTTCTGAAACAATGGTTAGATAATATCGGACGAGACGACTTTCAGCCGAGGAAACACATGGTCATCTGTTCACTTCATTTCACCCCTGACTGTTTCAGTGGTTTCGGCAATCGCAAAAATCTGTTATGGAATGCCGTGCCAACAATCTTCACTATCCCACCTGAGGATGCAAAG ACAGTTTCTAAAAAGAGATTAAAAAAGGCTGCTGATAAATTGAATAACATTGCACGTGAGAGAAAAGATTCTTCTGCTGAGGATGCTCAAAGGTTGGAAAAGAACGCTCGATTGGTTTCTCACATTAATGAAGGGTCTGGGTGTCAAACCACAAGG GATTTAGCAGCCACAGACCACACCTATGCCATTTTGGATCCATGCACGACTAAAGCCCACCTCTTTGAGGTTTTAGATGCCAACATACGGCTACGGAAAAGATTACAGACAAAATGCAGAGTGATAAAAAGAATGAGGCTTAAACTACAAGGGACACAAAGAGAGCTTCTGACTTTACGGCGTAAAGTGAAGCGCAGAGATATAGACACACACATTACCACAGACATTTCCCAAAACAAGGTGGCAGTGCCTTAA